From one Nothobranchius furzeri strain GRZ-AD chromosome 2, NfurGRZ-RIMD1, whole genome shotgun sequence genomic stretch:
- the LOC107373377 gene encoding gastrula zinc finger protein XlCGF57.1, with amino-acid sequence MEPLNVKQEEEEQLDEIKTDATNIIFSAVSHQVKEEGREVLLSQFDQNQPKDRDLPTNSITDQMKAESGREDCGGAETTRNPDLNLYEYDSNSSETEVSNDEDDDQDGNNSDCQLKLLSDSEPNTKDHNKDWKQSRSSKSHVKAVKSFSCPECGEQFLHERSLQKHMRVTSHSGLKSSSCCVDKKRVRVKQNVDSSRKVQTKLKSFSCDDCGKSFSCISNLNIHMRVHTGQKPFACELCGKRFSVKSSLNTHVRVHTGQKPFACDLCEKRFSVKSSLNTHMRVHTGQKPFACELCEKRFSDKSSLNSHMRVHTGQQPFACEVCGQRFTRKGNLATHMRVHTGQKPFACELCGQRFTQKGNLDIHMRVHTGVKPFACELCGQRFTQKGKLDIHMRIHTGQKPFTCELCGQRFTQKGNLDIHMRVHTGQKPFACELCGQRFGQKSSLNTHMRVHTGQKPFACELCGKRFAQKTSLNFHARAHRTKLMKHT; translated from the coding sequence atggagcccctcaacgtgaagcaggaagaggaggagcagcttgatgagattaaaactgatgccaccaacattatattctctgcagtttctcatcaggttaaggaagaaggaagagaagtTCTGTTGTCACAGTTTGATCAGAACCAACCTAAAGACAGAGATCTTCCAACCAACAGCATCACTGACCAGATGAAAGCAGAAAGTGGTAGAGAggactgtggaggagcagaaactaccaggaatccagatctaaatctttatgaatatgattctaactcttcagagactgaagtcagcAACGATGAAGATGATGACCAGGATGGCAACAATTCTGACTGTCAACTGAAACTCTTGTCAGATTCTGAGCCAAACACCAAAGATCATAACAAAGACTGGAAGCAGAGCAGGTCTTCTAAATCACATGTTAAGGCTGTCAAATCTTTCAGCTGCCCAGAGTGTGGTGAACAGTTTCTCCATGagcggtctctccagaaacacatgagagtgacaagtcattcaggaCTGAAGTCTTCAAGCTGTTGTGTTGATAAGAAacgtgttagagtgaagcaaaatGTAGACTCTAGCAGGAAAGTTCAGacaaaactaaaatcatttagttgtgacgaCTGTGGAAAAAGTTTCAGCTGCATATCaaatttaaacattcacatgagagttcacacaggacagaagccttttgcctgtgagctatgtggaaaaagatttagtgtaaagtcaagtttaaacacacacgtgagagtccacacaggacagaagccttttgcttgtgacctctgtgaaaaaagatttagtgtaaagtcaagtttaaacacacacatgagagtccacacaggacagaagccttttgcttgtgagctctgtgaaaaaagatttagtgataagtcaagtttaaacagtcacatgagagtccacacaggacagcagccttttgcctgtgaggtctgtggacaaagattcacACGCAAGGGAAATTTAGctacacacatgagagttcacacaggacagaagccttttgcttgtgagctctgtggacaaagatttacccaaaagggaaatttagacattcacatgagagtccacacaggagtgaagccttttgcttgtgagctctgcggacaaagatttacccaaaagggaaAATTAGAcattcacatgagaatccacacaggacagaagccttttaccTGTGAGCTCTGCGGACAAAGGTTTACCCAAAAGGGAAATTTagacattcacatgagagtccacacaggacagaagcctttcgcttGTGAGCTCTGCGGACAAAGGTTTGGCCAAAAATCaagtttaaacactcacatgagagtccatacaggacagaagccttttgcttgtgagctctgtggaaaaagatttgctcaaaagacaagtttaaacttTCACGCGAGAGCACACAGGACCAAATTAATGAAACAtacataa